A window from Candidatus Nitrospira neomarina encodes these proteins:
- a CDS encoding efflux transporter outer membrane subunit — MQKCRAMLLSLLVAFGCTMGPDYKRPDVPTSDSWRLAPDTSESIANIPWWDLFKDEELQKLIHTALEENLDLRVAAAAVEEFHNQLVIAQFDLVPSLDYSGDGLFYHNTNNGLSTGGGSILPGQAAGRSGRGNLDYSRESFMGGIKWEVDLWGRIRRNVEATRAELLARVENQRGVVIALVSDVAQSYFTLRALDLQVHIAKRTLKVWDEAVRLSRSQYEHGYASKLDLDRFEAEQAGTRAQLANLEQQGVQAENRISVLLGHRPMAIPRGFALTEQPLPPDIPVGLPSSLLSQRPDILEAEQKLIASNANIGVAQALRFPQFSINGGGGVAGFQINSMGTGPFATVGVAGTLTGPLFNATALGYGVGIATAQEQQALARYELAILNAFREVEDSLITITKTREQREAQESQVASLKSALNFADKRYRGGFASYLDVLSAQRDLFQAELSLVSTRQQHLSSIVRLYKALGGGWTPSEGEQQGRELSRSEMPSARPLQTGIN, encoded by the coding sequence ATGCAAAAATGCAGAGCGATGCTCCTGAGCCTCCTGGTCGCCTTCGGCTGCACCATGGGGCCGGATTACAAGCGGCCCGATGTTCCGACCTCCGATTCCTGGCGGCTCGCACCGGACACATCTGAATCCATCGCCAATATACCCTGGTGGGATTTGTTCAAGGATGAAGAACTTCAGAAACTCATCCATACCGCTTTAGAGGAGAACCTTGACCTGCGAGTTGCGGCCGCTGCGGTTGAGGAGTTTCACAATCAACTCGTCATCGCTCAATTCGACCTTGTCCCTTCCTTGGATTATTCCGGCGATGGCTTGTTCTATCACAACACCAATAATGGACTCTCCACTGGAGGCGGATCGATTCTCCCCGGGCAAGCCGCTGGAAGAAGCGGACGCGGGAACCTTGACTATTCGAGGGAATCCTTCATGGGAGGCATCAAATGGGAAGTCGATCTTTGGGGAAGGATCCGCCGGAACGTCGAAGCCACCAGAGCGGAATTACTGGCACGAGTAGAAAACCAGCGCGGGGTTGTCATTGCGCTGGTCAGTGACGTGGCCCAATCCTACTTCACCCTCCGTGCTCTCGATCTTCAGGTGCACATTGCCAAACGCACCCTCAAAGTCTGGGACGAAGCCGTGAGACTCAGTCGGTCGCAATATGAACACGGGTATGCTTCGAAGTTGGATCTGGATCGCTTCGAGGCCGAACAGGCCGGCACGAGAGCACAATTGGCTAATCTGGAGCAGCAGGGGGTTCAAGCAGAGAACCGGATCAGCGTCCTGTTAGGACACCGGCCGATGGCTATCCCCCGCGGGTTTGCGCTCACGGAACAACCTCTGCCACCTGACATACCGGTCGGATTGCCTTCCAGTCTCCTGAGTCAGCGCCCCGACATTCTGGAGGCGGAACAGAAACTCATCGCGTCCAACGCCAATATCGGTGTGGCCCAGGCTCTACGCTTTCCTCAATTCAGTATCAACGGCGGTGGTGGGGTGGCTGGTTTTCAAATAAACTCCATGGGAACCGGACCGTTCGCCACGGTTGGAGTGGCAGGCACCTTGACCGGTCCTCTTTTCAATGCGACAGCACTCGGCTACGGGGTGGGAATTGCGACCGCTCAAGAACAACAGGCCCTTGCCCGGTATGAGTTGGCCATTCTCAATGCGTTTAGAGAAGTTGAGGATTCATTGATCACGATCACGAAAACCCGCGAACAACGTGAGGCGCAGGAATCCCAGGTTGCATCCCTTAAGTCCGCGTTGAATTTCGCGGACAAACGATACCGTGGAGGGTTTGCCTCCTACCTGGATGTCTTATCGGCACAACGGGACCTCTTTCAGGCCGAACTAAGCCTGGTTTCAACCAGGCAGCAACACTTAAGTTCCATCGTCCGGCTTTACAAAGCCCTCGGTGGCGGTTGGACCCCTTCCGAAGGAGAACAACAAGGAAGAGAGCTCTCTCGTTCTGAAATGCCCAGTGCCCGTCCCCTCCAAACCGGCATAAACTAA
- a CDS encoding MlaA family lipoprotein produces MFKRVFLFFMLSMVGWLSSVSQAQEAGYDYPDVSPYAATVIGTPVALKADLPKHIPIEDRELTVFPDRALPDILWYGENMRYSLVSQDKPSPLIFVIAGTGAGYNSEKMQVLQRAFFQAGFHVLSLSSPTHPDFIVSASRTGIPGHLLEDSQDLYRVMRLAWLDIEHEMEVTEFYLTGYSLGAAQAAFVSRLDGEQKDFDFTKILLINPPVSLYTSTTILDDLLANNIPGGIDKLPDFFDNVFHTFSEEYQHGEFVSLSGDFLYSAYKNRHLPDGLLAALIGTSFRLSSANMIFTSDVLTNSGYIKPKNLVLSTTDSVTDYFKVSNHVTFLDYFREMFYPFFQARYPGMTEQGLIANLSLATLEEYLRHTPKIGLLHNADDIILAPGELHYLKTIFGPRAKIYPRGGHCGNLDHRTTLNYIVDFFRNPLPLHMVQQPETMLPTPGSMAGGYPAHQARGQNDLSVPRIPQRISYPSSLDFQSQLDQQIQDLESRLQESHAYLQAAQAQATASENNPDAALIMVNTRSAQVAEGGRIEPAKRPIEDVVHPDARYLVDIYDPIEEFNRGTYKFNAQFDEYIFLPVVHGYEAVMPDFFEDRISNFFSNIADIRNLINAMLQLKGEATLNTLGRFLINCTFGLGGFFDHATPLGLLQQTEDFGQTLGHYGLNPGAYVVLPIFGPSSLRDTTGLLTDSAASIFYLYTPLHLNYHYERSVPFSLTWGVDMRHQLSFRYYQTGSPFEYDLIRFLYTKYRELEIAK; encoded by the coding sequence ATGTTCAAACGGGTCTTCTTGTTTTTCATGCTGTCGATGGTAGGCTGGCTTTCCTCTGTCAGCCAGGCTCAGGAGGCCGGCTATGATTATCCTGATGTGAGTCCCTATGCCGCGACAGTGATTGGAACTCCGGTGGCGCTGAAAGCCGACCTTCCCAAACATATCCCCATTGAAGATCGGGAACTGACCGTCTTTCCAGATCGTGCTCTCCCCGATATTCTCTGGTATGGGGAGAATATGCGTTATTCATTGGTGTCCCAAGACAAACCCTCGCCGTTGATATTTGTCATCGCCGGGACCGGCGCAGGGTATAATTCTGAAAAAATGCAGGTTCTGCAGCGAGCATTTTTTCAGGCCGGCTTCCATGTTCTCTCCTTATCCTCGCCTACCCATCCCGACTTTATCGTCTCGGCCTCCAGAACCGGAATCCCCGGTCACCTCCTGGAGGATTCACAAGATCTGTACCGAGTCATGCGATTGGCCTGGCTGGACATTGAACACGAAATGGAGGTCACAGAGTTTTATCTTACGGGTTACAGTTTGGGCGCAGCCCAGGCGGCCTTTGTGTCCCGGCTTGACGGCGAACAGAAAGATTTCGATTTCACAAAAATTCTGCTGATCAATCCGCCGGTGAGCTTATACACCTCGACTACCATCCTTGATGACCTGTTGGCGAACAATATACCCGGCGGAATAGATAAATTACCGGATTTTTTCGACAACGTGTTTCATACCTTTTCGGAAGAATACCAGCATGGGGAATTCGTGAGCCTTAGCGGTGATTTTTTATATTCAGCCTATAAAAACCGGCATCTTCCTGATGGGCTCCTGGCTGCACTCATTGGCACCTCGTTTCGCCTCTCATCCGCCAATATGATTTTTACATCTGACGTCCTGACCAATTCGGGATATATCAAACCGAAAAATCTGGTGTTGTCGACGACCGACTCGGTGACGGACTATTTTAAAGTGTCCAATCATGTGACATTTTTGGATTATTTTCGTGAAATGTTTTACCCGTTTTTTCAAGCCAGATACCCCGGGATGACGGAACAGGGGCTCATCGCTAACCTGAGTTTGGCCACACTGGAGGAATATCTAAGACACACCCCGAAAATCGGACTGCTGCATAATGCGGATGACATCATCCTCGCGCCCGGGGAATTACATTATCTCAAGACAATATTCGGACCGCGGGCCAAAATTTATCCCCGCGGAGGACATTGCGGCAATCTGGATCACAGGACCACCCTGAATTATATCGTGGATTTCTTTCGGAACCCTCTCCCCCTACACATGGTCCAGCAACCTGAAACCATGCTCCCGACGCCAGGATCGATGGCTGGTGGCTACCCGGCCCATCAGGCAAGGGGACAGAACGATCTTTCTGTCCCTCGCATCCCACAGAGAATTTCGTACCCATCCTCTCTCGACTTCCAATCTCAACTCGATCAACAAATACAGGACTTAGAAAGCAGGCTTCAAGAATCTCATGCCTACCTTCAGGCCGCACAAGCCCAAGCGACAGCTTCAGAAAATAATCCTGACGCTGCGCTAATAATGGTTAATACCCGCAGCGCGCAGGTCGCTGAAGGTGGAAGGATTGAACCGGCGAAACGGCCAATAGAGGACGTCGTGCATCCTGATGCCAGATATCTCGTGGATATCTATGATCCCATTGAAGAGTTTAACCGGGGAACGTATAAGTTTAATGCACAGTTTGATGAATATATTTTTCTGCCTGTGGTGCATGGGTATGAAGCCGTCATGCCGGATTTTTTCGAGGATCGAATCTCCAATTTTTTCTCGAATATTGCCGACATCCGTAATTTGATCAACGCGATGCTTCAGCTCAAGGGGGAAGCCACACTCAACACCTTGGGACGCTTCCTCATCAATTGCACGTTCGGGTTAGGAGGATTTTTCGACCATGCCACTCCGTTAGGATTGCTTCAACAAACGGAGGATTTTGGCCAAACGCTCGGGCATTACGGACTGAACCCTGGCGCCTATGTCGTGCTTCCCATTTTTGGACCTTCATCCTTAAGAGATACGACCGGTCTGCTAACAGATTCCGCGGCCAGCATCTTCTATTTGTACACTCCCTTGCATTTAAATTATCATTATGAACGTAGTGTTCCCTTCAGTCTGACATGGGGAGTGGATATGAGGCATCAGTTGAGTTTTCGGTATTACCAAACCGGCTCTCCGTTCGAATATGATCTGATTCGGTTTCTCTACACCAAATATCGGGAGTTGGAAATTGCCAAATAG